One stretch of Oncorhynchus gorbuscha isolate QuinsamMale2020 ecotype Even-year linkage group LG21, OgorEven_v1.0, whole genome shotgun sequence DNA includes these proteins:
- the LOC124008472 gene encoding LOW QUALITY PROTEIN: E3 ubiquitin-protein ligase MARCHF7-like (The sequence of the model RefSeq protein was modified relative to this genomic sequence to represent the inferred CDS: inserted 2 bases in 1 codon) codes for MDSKPRRLPFTVSGTTSSYSSSSXPPSSLGSSRLYGRTSVLNSDRFTRATPLKPDLNHQGSRFLSSTRDYSSSDSCHSSWKSPLTTSSVSYDRSWAESSLSSRSKLTDSERRLGTYSGLLSNTTDDGDNKRVKLSYTNRAAAYTRSPSSSVTGSSYSSSILRDSDSSSWKSYRPLSRSSTSSSSEPLWSRKELEKRTEGRSLSSEADTSYRSSGLTSSLYRPDRVTSTYAQGARPKETLYSSSSRESSSLSRHLSSTYQRFPLARDSTTSWTTGHSLTTSTLRTTKEPTESPEPTLGASVSSRPSSWYTTPSARREARDSSPPPSAPTTTPRTTPEGGEVSDGRRSTRRLLSRLFSRRSSQDSSGSSSGSTSRSFDSAEDSPVVEGPSHTPVATSEESVRPVSVEPVPRGSDAAQAFAFLRCRRQGLSPVQEGQTQRGLETWRGGSTSGVGSSTSGSSWLSSSIQTRCTPLFSRRRREGRDESARLASGADEDYRGTQFPLRRRDSPEAEDDDDEEEEEVAASGAMGASVALQEELRDMAGSSQRLARFMSSPLFRVHDNVMIAVDMTGAAGSQPECQEKPTSSRDPERLRKIQESLLLEDSDEEEGDLCRICQMGEESPSNLLIEPCRCTGSLQYVHQDCIKKWLGSKISSGTNLDAITTCELCKEKLHLNIDNFDINELHRTHEKSEYEFISCGLYLVVLLHLCEQRFSDVLGAANDARFFNLARTLHDHMDNLESPYGESDEEVVDTRPSIDFCDLDEDLEEEYN; via the exons ATGGATTCCAAGCCTCGTCGGCTGCCCTTTACGGTGTCCGGCACCACGTCGTCttactcttcatcctc tcccccctcctccctggGTTCCAGCAGACTCTATGGAAGAACCAGTGTCCTGAACAGTGATCGATTCACCAGGGCCACACCCCTTAAACCTGACCTCAACCACCAGG GCTCTCGGTTCCTCAGCTCGACCAGGGACTACAGTAGCTCTGACAGCTGCCACTCCAGCTGGAAATCCCCTCTGACCACCTCCTCGGTCTCCTACGATCGCTCCTGGGCCGAGTCCTCACTGAGCAGCCGCAGCAAACTG ACTGATTCAGAGCGAAGACTGGGGACGTACTCAGGACTCCTCAGCAACACAACTGATGATGGAGATAACAAACGGGTCAAACTGTCCTATACCAACAGAGCTGCTGCATATACAAgaagcccctcctcctctgtgactGGCTCCTCCTACTCCAGCAGTATCCTCAGAGACTCTG attcgtCGTCGTGGAAGTCGTACCGGCCTCTGTCCAGGTCGtcgacctcctcctcctcagagccCCTGTGGTCCAGAAAGGAGCTGGAGAAGAGGACTGAGGGGAGGAGTTTGTCTAGTGAGGCTGACACCAGCTATAGGAGCTCTGGACTCACCTCATCCCTGT ACCGGCCAGACCGTGTGACCTCCACCTATGCCCAGGGGGCTCGGCCCAAGGAGACCCTCTACTCTTCCTCTAGCAGGGAGAGCAGCTCCCTCAGCCGCCACCTCTCTTCCACTTACCAGCGCTTCCCACTGGCCCGGGACTCCACCACCTCCTGGACCACCGGCCACTCCCTGACCACCTCTACCCTCCGCACCACCAAGGAACCCACTGAGAGCCCAGAGCCCACTCTAGGAGCCTCCGTCTCCTCTCGCCCCTCGTCTTGGTACACAACTCCCTCAGCAAGACGGGAGGCCCGGGACTCCAGCCCCCCTCCCTCCGCGCCAACCACCACCCCCAGGACAACCCCAGAGGGTGGCGAGGTATCCGATGGACGTCGCTCCACCCGCCGTCTCCTCTCCCGCCTCTTCTCTCGGCGCTCCAGCCAGGACTCCAGTGGCTCCAGCTCTGGCTCCACCTCCCGCTCCTTCGACTCGGCCGAGGACAGCCCTGTCGTTGAAGGCCCCAGTCACACACCCGTGGCTACCAGCGAGGAGAGCGTCCGGCCCGTGAGCGTGGAACCCGTTCCCAGAGGCTCTGATGCGGCTCAGGCCTTTGCCTTCTTGAGGTGTCGCAGACAGGGCCTGTCCCCGGTCCAGGAGGGTCAGACCCAGCGTGgcctggagacctggagaggggGCAGCACCAGTGGTGTTGGAAGTAGTACTTCAGGTTCCTCCTGGCTGTCGTCTTCCATCCAGACCCGCtgcactcctctcttctcccgccGTAGAAGAGAAGGACGGGATGAAAGCGCTCGCCTGGCATCCGGCGCCGACGAGGATTACCGTGGTACCCAGTTCCCCCTCAGGAGGAGAGACTCCCCTGAGGccgaggatgatgatgatgaggaggaagaggaagttgCAGCCTCGGGGGCGATGGGCGCTAGCGTCGCCCTACAGGAGGAGTTGAGAGATATGGCGGGGAGTAGTCAGCGTTTGGCGAGGTTCATGAGCAGCCCGCTGTTCCGCGTCCACGACAACGTCATGATCGCCGTGGACATGACGGGCGCCGCCGGGAGCCAACCGGAGTGCCAGGAGAAGCCCACCTCCTCAAGAGACCCTGAGAGACTGAGGAAGATCCAGGAGAG CCTGCTGTTGGAGGACTCTGACGAGGAGGAAGGGGACCTGTGTCGTATTTGCCAAATGGGTGAGGAGTCTCCCTCCAACCTTCTGATCGAGCCCTGCCGTTGTACAGGCAGCCTGCAGTATGTTCACCAGGACTGCATCAAGAAGTGGCTGGGTTCCAAAATCAGCTCTG GCACGAATCTGGATGCCATCACCACGTGTGAGCTGTGCAAAGAAAAGCTGCACCTGAACATTGACAACTTTGACATCAACGAGCTACACAGGACACATGAGAAG TCTGAGTACGAGTTCATCAGCTGTGGCCTTTACCTGGTGGTGTTGCTTCACCTGTGTGAGCAGAGGTTCTCTGATGTGCTAGGAGCTGCCAACGACGCCAGG TTTTTCAACCTGGCGAGAACCCTTCACGACCACATGGACAATCTTGAAA GTCCTTATGGGGAATCGGACGAAGAGGTGGTTGATACTCGGCCGTCAATCGATTTCTGTGACCTCGATGAAGACTTGGAAGAGGAGTACAATTGA